A DNA window from Litorivicinus lipolyticus contains the following coding sequences:
- a CDS encoding cold-shock protein, translated as MSMRETGTVKWFNDAKGFGFIKRFDGADVFVHYRNIRGDGHRSLQDGQMVEYAILETDKGFQAEDVLAL; from the coding sequence ATGAGCATGCGCGAGACAGGCACAGTTAAATGGTTCAACGACGCCAAAGGGTTCGGATTCATTAAGCGATTCGACGGTGCGGACGTCTTTGTTCACTACCGCAACATTCGCGGCGATGGGCACCGCAGCCTTCAAGACGGTCAAATGGTCGAGTACGCAATCTTGGAAACCGACAAGGGCTTTCAGGCCGAGGACGTGCTGGCGCTATAG
- a CDS encoding valine--tRNA ligase: protein MDKAFDPAQIEKDRYAQWEAQGCFKPSGSGDPYCIMIPPPNVTGSLHMGHAFNNTIMDSLVRYHRMKGHDTLWQVGTDHAGIATQMLVERKLEAEGVKRQDLGRDAFIGKVWEWKTESGGNITGQLRRLGSSVDWSRERFTMDDDLSRAVQEVFIQLHSEGLIYRGKRLVNWDPVLKTAVSDLEVENEEENGHIWSLRYPLSDGSGSLVVATTRPETMLGDSAVAVHPEDPRYAGFIGKTITLPLVGREIPIIADDYVDPEFGTGCVKITPAHDFNDYEMGKRHDLALINILTRTATITDDAPEAYRGMDRFDARKQIVKDLDALGLLVEVKDHRLPVPRGDRSGAILEPYLTDQWYVAVKELAKPAIEAVENGDIEFVPKQWENTYFAWMRDLQDWCISRQLWWGHRIPAWYDDQGRVYVGRDEAEVRANNNLGDIELTQDNDVLDTWFSSALWTFSTLGWPDETPELAKFHPTDVLVTGFDIIFFWVARMIMMTLKFRGEVPFKKVYVHGLVRDGEGKKMSKSKGNVLDPIDVIDGIDLETLVSKRTGNMMQPQLAKRIEKATRKEFPDGIDAFGTDALRFTFAAMATTGRDINFNLERVAGYRNFCNKLWNAARFVLMNVEGHDLTVTDGLTPGLADRWIVSQLQAAEAEVHRSFADLRIDRAAQTLYEFIWHQYCDWYLELAKAVLQGDADEATKAATRRTLVTVLEAALRLAHPIMPFITEEIWQTVAPRVNLGGASISQAPYPAPEADKIDAEADTAIAWLKDTVVAVRTVRGEMNIPPSKKLDVILNAGHDSDRALSATCDGLLKRLAGVDNLRWLDDDEAPVASMGVVGDMEVLVPMAGLIDAGAEIARLTKEADRLRGDIKRTAGKLGNAGFVDKAPAEVVDKERAKLADAEATLERLETQIVKLNTL, encoded by the coding sequence ATGGACAAGGCATTCGACCCCGCCCAAATCGAGAAAGACCGTTACGCCCAATGGGAAGCCCAGGGGTGTTTCAAACCCTCGGGGTCGGGTGACCCCTACTGCATCATGATTCCGCCGCCCAACGTCACCGGCAGCCTGCACATGGGCCACGCGTTCAACAACACCATCATGGATTCGTTGGTGCGTTATCACCGCATGAAAGGGCACGACACGCTGTGGCAGGTCGGCACCGATCACGCCGGCATTGCGACCCAAATGTTGGTCGAACGCAAACTTGAGGCCGAGGGCGTCAAACGCCAGGACTTGGGACGTGATGCCTTTATCGGCAAAGTCTGGGAGTGGAAAACTGAATCCGGCGGCAACATCACCGGCCAGCTGCGCCGTTTAGGCTCATCGGTCGACTGGAGCCGCGAGCGCTTCACAATGGACGACGATTTGTCACGCGCGGTCCAGGAAGTCTTTATCCAGCTGCACAGCGAAGGTCTGATTTACCGGGGCAAGCGGCTGGTTAACTGGGACCCGGTGTTAAAAACTGCGGTCAGTGACCTGGAAGTTGAGAACGAAGAAGAAAACGGCCACATCTGGTCGCTGCGCTACCCGCTGTCCGACGGCTCCGGCTCGTTGGTAGTCGCCACCACGCGTCCGGAAACCATGCTGGGCGATTCGGCCGTGGCCGTGCACCCCGAAGACCCGCGCTACGCCGGCTTCATCGGCAAAACCATTACCTTGCCGCTGGTTGGCCGCGAAATTCCGATCATTGCCGACGACTACGTCGACCCTGAATTCGGCACCGGGTGCGTCAAAATTACCCCGGCCCACGATTTCAATGACTACGAAATGGGCAAGCGCCACGACCTGGCCTTGATCAACATATTGACGCGCACCGCGACCATTACCGATGACGCGCCCGAGGCCTACCGAGGCATGGACCGCTTCGATGCACGCAAACAGATCGTCAAGGACCTGGATGCGCTGGGGCTGTTGGTCGAGGTCAAAGACCACCGACTGCCGGTGCCGCGTGGCGACCGTTCCGGTGCGATCTTGGAACCCTACCTGACCGATCAGTGGTACGTCGCAGTCAAAGAACTGGCAAAGCCGGCGATCGAAGCGGTTGAAAACGGCGACATCGAATTCGTGCCGAAACAGTGGGAGAACACCTACTTTGCCTGGATGCGTGATTTGCAGGATTGGTGCATCAGCCGCCAGCTATGGTGGGGCCACCGCATTCCGGCCTGGTATGACGACCAAGGCCGTGTCTACGTTGGCCGCGACGAAGCCGAAGTGCGCGCCAATAACAACCTTGGCGACATTGAGCTGACCCAAGACAATGACGTTTTGGACACCTGGTTTTCGTCGGCATTGTGGACGTTTTCAACCCTAGGCTGGCCGGACGAAACCCCGGAACTGGCCAAATTCCACCCCACGGACGTGCTGGTCACCGGCTTTGACATCATCTTTTTCTGGGTCGCCCGGATGATCATGATGACGCTGAAATTCCGCGGCGAAGTGCCCTTCAAAAAGGTCTACGTGCACGGTTTGGTGCGCGACGGCGAGGGCAAAAAGATGTCCAAGTCCAAGGGCAACGTATTGGACCCGATCGACGTCATCGACGGCATCGACTTGGAAACACTGGTCAGCAAACGGACCGGCAACATGATGCAGCCGCAACTGGCCAAGCGCATCGAAAAAGCCACCCGCAAAGAATTCCCAGACGGCATCGATGCTTTTGGCACTGATGCCCTGCGCTTTACCTTTGCGGCCATGGCCACGACTGGGCGCGATATCAACTTCAACCTGGAACGGGTCGCCGGCTACCGTAATTTCTGTAACAAGCTGTGGAATGCCGCACGCTTCGTGCTGATGAACGTGGAAGGCCATGACCTGACCGTCACCGACGGCCTGACGCCGGGCTTGGCGGATCGCTGGATTGTCAGCCAACTGCAGGCCGCCGAAGCTGAAGTGCACCGCTCGTTCGCTGACCTGCGTATCGATCGGGCCGCGCAAACGCTGTACGAATTTATTTGGCACCAGTACTGCGATTGGTACCTGGAATTGGCCAAGGCCGTGCTCCAAGGCGACGCCGACGAGGCCACCAAAGCGGCCACCCGCCGCACCCTAGTGACGGTATTGGAAGCGGCGCTGCGATTGGCCCACCCGATCATGCCGTTCATCACCGAAGAGATCTGGCAGACCGTGGCCCCGCGCGTCAATTTAGGCGGCGCCAGCATCTCCCAGGCGCCCTACCCGGCGCCCGAGGCCGACAAAATCGATGCCGAAGCGGACACCGCGATCGCCTGGCTGAAAGACACCGTGGTCGCGGTACGTACCGTGCGCGGCGAAATGAATATTCCGCCCTCGAAAAAGCTAGACGTTATTTTGAACGCCGGCCACGACAGCGACCGTGCTTTGTCGGCGACCTGCGATGGCTTGCTCAAACGCCTGGCTGGCGTCGACAACCTGCGCTGGTTGGACGATGACGAGGCCCCGGTGGCCTCGATGGGCGTGGTCGGCGACATGGAAGTGCTGGTGCCAATGGCTGGGCTGATTGACGCCGGCGCCGAAATTGCGCGCCTAACCAAAGAGGCCGATCGCCTTCGTGGGGATATCAAACGCACCGCCGGCAAGCTCGGCAATGCCGGGTTTGTCGACAAAGCGCCGGCCGAGGTGGTCGACAAAGAACGCGCAAAACTGGCCGATGCCGAGGCAACTCTTGAACGGCTCGAGACACAGATTGTGAAGCTCAACACACTCTAG
- a CDS encoding DNA polymerase III subunit chi, whose protein sequence is MTNVRFYICAEPEWLDAAKFSVRLGRMLRRKGHRLLYWTPDVDHQTQLNELMWAYPADGFLPHRIDDNDPECGIDICAGTDWAGHHDVLINLTAQIPEPHARFAHLCEVVPGAATLLDNARDRWRHYNDRGHPLKRFETDNI, encoded by the coding sequence GTGACCAACGTTCGCTTTTACATCTGCGCCGAGCCGGAGTGGCTCGACGCGGCTAAATTTAGTGTGCGACTGGGCCGGATGCTGCGCCGCAAGGGCCATCGGCTGCTGTATTGGACGCCGGACGTGGACCACCAAACCCAATTAAACGAGCTGATGTGGGCGTACCCGGCGGACGGCTTTTTGCCGCACCGAATTGATGACAACGACCCCGAGTGCGGGATCGATATTTGTGCGGGCACCGATTGGGCTGGGCATCACGACGTGCTGATCAACCTGACCGCGCAAATCCCTGAGCCGCACGCGCGCTTCGCGCATCTCTGTGAAGTGGTGCCCGGTGCCGCTACACTACTGGACAACGCACGTGACCGCTGGCGCCACTACAACGACCGTGGCCATCCGCTTAAACGCTTCGAAACTGACAACATCTGA
- a CDS encoding leucyl aminopeptidase, producing MQFDLAPQSLTDHATDLMVLALHTDQAAPIASEWFARIQASGDFTGKAGDALTVAAPGGMQAQRCLLVGLGDADKLDAKGLDKAAKAIADAATKKGVAHATVAPHDALNAIFARQLGLHIALAQYQYTETFGTKELPAASILARVELATDLDSARHGFVIGQGANLTRELGNLPGNTCTPSYLADQARHLNHDNLSVEILGEDAMATLGMGSLLSVGTGSVEESKLAVMRFNNGGDQAPIALVGKGITFDTGGISLKPGAAMDEMKYDMCGAATVLGAMQAVIALDLPLNIVAVIACAENMPAGNATKPGDIVTSMSGQTIEILNTDAEGRLVLCDALSYVKQDNPACIVDMATLTGACIIALGHHNTGLLSNNDDLADALLAAGKDAMDGAWRLPISDEYDKQLDSNFADMANIGGRDAGTITAACFLNRFVGDTPWAHLDIAGTAWVSGKNKGASGRPVPMLVNWLQSRAQ from the coding sequence ATGCAGTTTGACCTAGCCCCCCAGTCCTTGACCGATCACGCCACCGATTTGATGGTGTTGGCGCTCCACACCGACCAAGCCGCGCCAATCGCCAGCGAATGGTTCGCTCGCATCCAAGCCAGCGGCGACTTCACCGGCAAGGCCGGCGACGCACTGACCGTGGCCGCTCCCGGCGGCATGCAGGCCCAACGCTGCTTGCTGGTTGGCCTGGGTGACGCTGACAAACTCGACGCCAAGGGTTTGGACAAAGCCGCCAAGGCGATCGCCGACGCCGCCACCAAAAAAGGTGTCGCCCACGCCACCGTGGCGCCGCACGACGCCCTCAACGCAATCTTCGCGCGCCAGCTGGGACTGCACATTGCGCTGGCCCAGTACCAATACACCGAGACCTTCGGCACCAAAGAGCTGCCCGCCGCCAGCATCCTGGCCCGGGTCGAGCTGGCGACGGACCTGGACAGCGCACGCCACGGCTTTGTCATCGGCCAGGGTGCCAACCTGACCCGCGAGCTGGGCAATTTGCCCGGCAACACCTGCACCCCCAGCTACCTGGCCGACCAAGCCCGCCATTTGAACCATGACAACCTAAGCGTCGAAATATTGGGCGAGGACGCCATGGCGACCTTGGGCATGGGCAGCCTACTCAGCGTCGGCACCGGCAGCGTCGAAGAATCCAAACTGGCGGTCATGCGCTTTAACAACGGCGGCGACCAAGCGCCGATCGCGCTGGTTGGCAAGGGCATCACCTTTGACACCGGCGGTATTTCGTTGAAACCGGGCGCCGCCATGGACGAAATGAAGTATGACATGTGCGGGGCGGCCACGGTGCTGGGCGCGATGCAGGCGGTGATCGCGCTGGACTTGCCGCTCAACATTGTTGCGGTCATTGCTTGCGCTGAAAACATGCCCGCCGGCAACGCCACCAAACCTGGCGACATCGTCACCAGCATGTCCGGCCAAACCATCGAAATTCTGAACACCGACGCCGAAGGCCGCTTGGTGTTGTGCGACGCACTTAGCTACGTCAAGCAAGACAATCCTGCCTGTATCGTCGACATGGCAACCCTGACCGGCGCCTGCATTATCGCCCTGGGCCACCACAACACCGGGTTGCTGTCGAACAACGACGACTTGGCCGATGCCCTATTGGCGGCTGGCAAAGACGCTATGGACGGCGCATGGCGCCTACCGATCAGCGATGAATACGACAAACAACTGGACTCCAACTTTGCCGACATGGCCAACATTGGTGGCCGCGACGCCGGCACCATTACCGCGGCCTGCTTTTTGAACCGCTTTGTCGGTGACACGCCCTGGGCGCACCTGGACATTGCCGGCACCGCGTGGGTCAGCGGCAAAAATAAAGGCGCCAGCGGACGCCCGGTGCCGATGCTGGTTAACTGGCTGCAAAGTCGCGCCCAGTGA
- the lptF gene encoding LPS export ABC transporter permease LptF, giving the protein MSILSRYLGREVLSGAMASALVLTFLGLTGRLVVYLNEAAQGLLAPDLVLVAILGRIPGALQIVFPLAFFLGVLLALGRLYADQEASALRASGAGIGFLARALWLPTLGMSLTVAALALYWAPATAGWVSQRLSEAESVATLNGLAPQRFQSIGGDAIFFAGDSSAESNQLLDVFIHQNQATPSVIRAERAWQRLDNQSGQRYLVLENGQRWTGLPGQAEWSALEFDEYLVRLDVAQTQAKPPRLQARASAELQAGNAKEQAQYHWRLALVLMVPLALALGLAIGPIAPRAGRWSKFLPGVVVFICYYGFVNFAQSKQADGDWPMFIALWPVHLIMLAVIAGLMARNRARGHA; this is encoded by the coding sequence TTGAGCATACTCAGTCGCTACCTAGGACGGGAAGTCCTATCGGGTGCCATGGCATCGGCGCTGGTGTTGACCTTTTTGGGTCTGACCGGGCGTTTGGTGGTGTACCTGAATGAAGCGGCCCAGGGCCTGCTGGCCCCGGACCTGGTGTTGGTTGCGATACTGGGGCGTATCCCCGGTGCCCTGCAAATCGTGTTTCCCCTCGCATTTTTCCTTGGCGTTTTATTGGCGCTTGGCCGTTTGTACGCCGATCAGGAAGCCAGTGCGCTGCGTGCCAGCGGGGCCGGGATTGGGTTTTTGGCCCGTGCGCTGTGGTTGCCGACCCTGGGCATGAGCCTCACGGTTGCGGCGTTGGCACTGTATTGGGCGCCGGCGACCGCCGGTTGGGTGTCCCAGCGTTTGTCCGAGGCCGAATCAGTGGCGACGTTAAATGGCTTGGCGCCACAGCGGTTTCAGTCGATAGGCGGCGATGCGATTTTTTTCGCCGGGGATTCGTCGGCCGAGTCGAATCAGCTGTTGGACGTGTTTATCCACCAAAACCAAGCGACGCCGTCGGTGATCCGCGCCGAGCGCGCCTGGCAACGCCTGGATAATCAATCCGGCCAACGCTATTTGGTGCTGGAAAACGGTCAGCGCTGGACTGGGTTGCCGGGTCAGGCTGAGTGGTCGGCGCTCGAATTTGATGAGTACCTGGTGCGGCTGGATGTCGCCCAAACCCAAGCCAAGCCGCCGCGGCTGCAAGCCCGAGCCAGCGCCGAGTTGCAGGCCGGTAATGCCAAAGAGCAGGCCCAGTATCATTGGCGTTTGGCGTTGGTGTTGATGGTCCCGCTGGCGCTTGCGCTGGGGTTGGCGATCGGCCCAATCGCGCCGCGGGCCGGGCGCTGGTCCAAGTTTTTGCCCGGGGTGGTGGTGTTTATTTGTTACTACGGGTTTGTCAATTTTGCCCAGTCCAAGCAAGCGGATGGGGATTGGCCGATGTTCATCGCATTGTGGCCGGTGCACCTGATTATGCTGGCGGTGATCGCTGGGTTGATGGCGCGTAATCGCGCCCGGGGTCATGCATGA